Proteins encoded by one window of Nisaea sp.:
- a CDS encoding DUF3137 domain-containing protein yields the protein MKPEAPSEPSLTEGEDANSAELERLRQEFAGWERKRQRYGTIAAALFYTFIGCIILPLLGGFAGILSGGIAVFFMALAGCCFLGIKLLIHILPKDPFRRVKKYILKHLGYRYSKDAQRFPFRQFERLYLLSEHLRYKASDIVEGDFAGVKAMACKAKNFQESRKGDRLEVRGNQANLLNVLHAASRSSGKFEGGLIVAEFPKPFQGQTAVLPKDLQPHSLLSGLFQGVGERVELESEDFNDSFLAYSTDQVEARYLLTPSMIDRILRLRSIFRAEVGIGFSGGKIHIAMNDGREWFVDPGMGREVTDPAYLDDIREDLEYVGAILRELNLGASSRV from the coding sequence ATGAAACCGGAGGCCCCTTCCGAACCCAGCCTGACGGAAGGCGAAGATGCAAATAGTGCGGAGCTGGAGCGTCTCCGGCAGGAGTTCGCAGGGTGGGAGCGTAAACGGCAGCGGTACGGTACGATTGCTGCCGCCCTGTTCTACACTTTCATCGGCTGCATCATCCTCCCTCTGCTCGGAGGGTTCGCGGGGATTTTATCCGGCGGAATCGCAGTCTTCTTCATGGCGTTGGCGGGCTGTTGTTTTCTCGGTATCAAGCTCCTTATCCATATCCTTCCGAAAGACCCGTTCCGGCGAGTCAAGAAGTACATCCTCAAGCACCTCGGTTATAGATACAGCAAGGATGCTCAACGGTTTCCGTTTCGACAATTCGAGCGCCTCTACCTCTTGTCGGAGCATCTGAGATACAAAGCCTCGGATATTGTTGAAGGTGACTTTGCCGGTGTGAAAGCCATGGCTTGCAAGGCGAAGAATTTCCAGGAGTCCAGAAAAGGCGACCGGCTTGAAGTGCGCGGCAATCAGGCGAACTTGCTTAACGTCCTGCATGCAGCATCCCGGTCGTCCGGGAAGTTCGAAGGGGGACTGATCGTCGCCGAGTTCCCCAAGCCGTTCCAGGGTCAGACAGCGGTGCTGCCGAAGGATCTTCAGCCGCATTCACTGCTCTCGGGACTCTTTCAGGGAGTAGGCGAACGGGTGGAGCTTGAGTCCGAAGACTTCAACGATTCATTCCTGGCCTACTCGACGGATCAGGTTGAAGCCCGCTATCTGCTGACACCATCGATGATCGATAGGATTTTGCGCCTGAGATCGATATTCCGAGCCGAGGTCGGCATCGGTTTCTCGGGCGGCAAGATTCATATCGCCATGAACGACGGACGGGAATGGTTCGTGGATCCGGGTATGGGGCGGGAGGTGACCGACCCGGCTTATTTGGATGATATCAGGGAGGATCTGGAATATGTCGGCGCGATCCTGCGGGAGCTGAACCTCGGGGCGTCCAGCCGGGTTTAA